In Cupriavidus taiwanensis, the following are encoded in one genomic region:
- a CDS encoding OmpH family outer membrane protein translates to MTTTFKLVKSLGAAALATAAICAATPASAQEARIAAVNSERILRDSQPAKAAQVKLEQEFSKRDRELQDMAQKIKGMADKLDKDTAVLADSDRQRRQREVADLDREFQRKQREFREDLNQRRNEELAQVLERANRVIRQLAEQRKYDLIVQEAVYVNPRIDITDDVMKVLNAGSK, encoded by the coding sequence ATGACTACAACATTCAAACTGGTCAAGTCCCTCGGCGCCGCCGCGCTCGCCACCGCGGCGATCTGTGCCGCGACGCCGGCTTCGGCCCAGGAAGCGCGCATCGCCGCGGTCAATTCCGAACGCATCCTGCGCGATTCGCAGCCGGCCAAGGCGGCGCAGGTCAAGCTGGAGCAGGAGTTCTCCAAGCGCGACCGCGAGCTGCAGGACATGGCCCAGAAGATCAAGGGCATGGCCGACAAGCTGGACAAGGACACGGCCGTGCTGGCCGATTCCGACCGCCAGCGCCGCCAGCGCGAAGTGGCTGACCTGGACCGCGAGTTCCAGCGCAAGCAGCGCGAATTCCGCGAGGACCTGAACCAGCGCCGCAACGAGGAGCTGGCCCAGGTGCTGGAACGCGCCAACCGCGTGATCCGCCAGCTCGCCGAACAGCGCAAGTACGACCTGATCGTGCAGGAAGCGGTCTACGTGAATCCGCGCATCGATATCACCGACGACGTGATGAAGGTGCTGAACGCCGGCAGCAAGTAA
- the bamA gene encoding outer membrane protein assembly factor BamA yields MESKRGSTLIRHKRISLGLLASAVIAAWSPAGWAADPFVVRDIRVEGLQRVEPGTVFGYLPVRVGETFTDDKGADAIRALYNTGFFKDVQIRAEEGVLVVQVEERPAISQLEFVGIKEFDKDTLRRSLRAVGVAEARYYDKALIDKAEQELKRQYVARGYYAADVQTTITPVDRNRVSVVFNVDEGPVAKIRQINIVGNKAFKESTLRDEMQLSTPNWLSWYTKNDLYSKQKLTADLEALRSYYLNRGYLEFAIESTQVSITPDKKDIFLTLNIKEGEQYKVSEVRLAGELLGKQEEMEKLLQLKKGDIFSSEKLTQSTKAITDLLGTYGYAFTTINPQPQIDKEKREVALTLMVDPGRRVYVRRVNVVGNSKTRDEVVRREMRQMESSWFDSEKLQQSQARINRTGYFTDTNITTEDVPGAPDQVDVNVNVTEKPTGQISLGVGFSSTDKLVLQAGLRQDNVFGSGTSLGLDVNTAKSFRTIALTQYDPYFTVDGISRSTDIYYRTSRPLYYTGDQDYKIVSAGGGFKFGVPFSEVDTVFFGIGYERTQVYTSVNTPTQYTDWLNKIGKNSGDGINNFPFTIGWARDRRDSALVPTKGPYTQANLEVGLPGGDTQYYRASVQQQYFYPISKAFTLALNGEVAYGHGYGNTPFPVFKYFYAGGIGSVRGYQTSTLGPKDQNGNPVGGASKMIGNIEFIFPLPGSGVDRTLRLFTFFDFGNVYQEGEPLSFSELKYSTGFGMSWLSPIGPLKLSMGFPLRRDTNDKVQRFQFQIGTAF; encoded by the coding sequence ATGGAATCAAAGAGGGGATCAACATTGATCAGACATAAGCGCATTTCGCTGGGCTTGCTGGCGAGTGCCGTTATTGCAGCCTGGAGCCCGGCGGGCTGGGCTGCCGATCCGTTCGTCGTCAGGGACATCCGCGTTGAGGGACTGCAACGTGTCGAACCGGGTACCGTGTTTGGCTACCTGCCGGTGCGCGTCGGGGAAACCTTCACCGATGACAAGGGCGCCGATGCCATCCGTGCCCTCTACAATACCGGCTTCTTCAAGGACGTGCAGATCCGCGCCGAGGAAGGCGTGCTGGTGGTGCAGGTCGAAGAGCGCCCGGCGATTTCGCAGCTCGAGTTCGTCGGCATCAAGGAATTCGACAAGGACACGCTGCGCCGCTCGCTGCGCGCGGTCGGCGTGGCCGAGGCCCGCTACTACGACAAGGCCCTGATCGACAAGGCCGAGCAGGAGCTCAAGCGCCAGTACGTCGCGCGCGGCTACTATGCCGCCGACGTGCAGACCACGATCACGCCGGTCGACCGCAACCGCGTCTCGGTGGTGTTCAACGTCGACGAAGGCCCGGTCGCCAAGATCCGGCAAATCAATATCGTCGGCAACAAGGCGTTCAAGGAAAGCACGCTGCGCGACGAGATGCAGCTGTCCACGCCCAACTGGCTGTCGTGGTACACCAAGAACGACCTGTACTCGAAGCAGAAGCTGACCGCCGACCTGGAAGCGCTGCGCTCGTACTACCTGAACCGCGGCTACCTGGAATTCGCCATCGAGTCGACCCAGGTCTCGATCACGCCCGACAAGAAAGACATCTTCCTGACGCTGAACATCAAGGAAGGCGAGCAGTACAAGGTTTCCGAGGTGCGCCTGGCGGGCGAACTGCTGGGCAAGCAGGAGGAAATGGAAAAGCTGCTGCAGCTGAAGAAGGGCGATATTTTCTCGTCCGAGAAGCTGACGCAGAGCACCAAGGCCATTACCGACCTGCTCGGCACCTATGGCTACGCCTTCACCACCATCAACCCGCAACCGCAGATCGACAAGGAAAAGCGTGAAGTCGCGCTGACCCTGATGGTCGATCCGGGCCGCCGCGTCTACGTGCGCCGCGTCAATGTGGTCGGCAACAGCAAGACCCGCGACGAAGTGGTGCGGCGCGAGATGCGCCAGATGGAAAGCTCGTGGTTCGACAGCGAGAAGCTGCAGCAGTCGCAGGCACGCATCAACCGTACCGGCTACTTCACCGACACCAACATCACCACCGAGGACGTGCCCGGCGCGCCCGACCAGGTCGATGTGAACGTCAACGTGACCGAAAAGCCGACCGGCCAGATCAGCCTGGGCGTGGGCTTCTCGTCGACCGACAAGCTGGTGCTGCAGGCCGGCCTGCGCCAGGACAACGTGTTCGGCTCGGGCACCAGCCTGGGTCTGGACGTGAACACCGCCAAGTCGTTCCGCACCATCGCGCTGACGCAGTACGACCCGTACTTCACGGTGGACGGCATCAGCCGCTCGACCGATATCTACTACCGTACCTCGCGCCCGCTGTACTACACCGGCGACCAGGACTACAAGATCGTGTCGGCCGGCGGCGGCTTCAAGTTCGGCGTTCCGTTCTCCGAAGTCGATACCGTGTTCTTCGGCATCGGCTACGAACGCACCCAGGTGTACACCTCGGTCAACACCCCGACCCAGTACACCGACTGGCTCAACAAGATCGGCAAGAACTCCGGCGACGGCATCAACAACTTCCCGTTCACGATCGGCTGGGCACGCGACCGCCGCGACAGTGCGCTGGTCCCGACCAAGGGCCCGTACACCCAGGCCAACCTGGAAGTCGGCCTGCCGGGCGGCGATACGCAGTACTACCGCGCCAGCGTGCAGCAGCAGTACTTCTACCCGATCTCGAAGGCCTTCACGCTGGCACTGAACGGCGAGGTCGCCTACGGCCATGGCTACGGCAACACGCCGTTCCCGGTGTTCAAGTACTTCTACGCCGGCGGTATCGGCTCGGTGCGCGGCTACCAGACCAGCACGCTGGGCCCGAAGGACCAGAACGGCAACCCGGTGGGCGGCGCCTCCAAGATGATCGGCAACATCGAGTTCATCTTCCCGCTGCCGGGCTCCGGCGTGGATCGCACGCTGCGCCTGTTCACCTTCTTCGACTTCGGTAACGTCTACCAGGAAGGCGAGCCGCTCAGCTTCAGCGAACTGAAGTACTCGACCGGCTTCGGCATGTCGTGGCTGTCGCCAATCGGGCCGCTGAAGCTCAGCATGGGCTTCCCGCTGCGGCGCGACACCAACGACAAGGTCCAGCGCTTCCAGTTCCAGATCGGCACGGCATTCTGA
- the rseP gene encoding RIP metalloprotease RseP, whose translation MQTVLAFIVALCVLIYVHEMGHYLAARACGVKVLRFSIGFGRPLLRWISRSRDRTEWTVAAIPLGGYVKMLDERELDPARDAPIDPADLPRAFNRQPVGKRFAIVAAGPLANFALAIVLYFALFAGGMREPVPVVAAPAAGTMAAQAGVRDGDRVLSLTANGDTEPVRSWNDLRMAVFAEGFGDARAVLRVRGADGAERDVTLPRLPNTGGNPEQDPLATLGLNLKGGPVTITEVLPDSAAERAGLRKGDRVVAWQGSPITQASALIKAVRSQPGQAVTLGIERDGQRLDVPVTLDTAAARDGAGDASRAAPAPAGKLGAALTQAVQMETVRYRPDEALARAAGQVWDTSVLSLKLLGKMLVGQASLQNLSGPLTVADYAGRAANLGIQAFVSFLALVSVSLGVLNLLPIPVLDGGHLLYYCVEFLTGRPVPDHWQAMLQKVGIACILLLTSLALFNDVSRMFLANG comes from the coding sequence ATGCAAACCGTACTCGCTTTCATCGTTGCCCTGTGCGTGCTGATCTACGTGCACGAAATGGGCCACTACCTGGCCGCGCGCGCCTGCGGCGTGAAGGTGCTGCGTTTTTCCATCGGCTTCGGGCGGCCGCTGCTGCGCTGGATTTCCAGAAGCCGCGACCGCACCGAATGGACGGTGGCGGCGATCCCGCTGGGCGGCTACGTCAAGATGCTCGACGAGCGCGAGCTCGATCCCGCGCGCGATGCGCCGATCGACCCGGCCGACCTGCCGCGCGCCTTCAACCGCCAGCCGGTGGGCAAGCGCTTCGCCATCGTCGCGGCCGGCCCGCTGGCCAATTTCGCGCTGGCGATCGTGCTGTATTTCGCGCTGTTCGCCGGCGGCATGCGCGAGCCCGTGCCCGTGGTGGCGGCGCCCGCGGCCGGCACCATGGCGGCGCAGGCCGGCGTGCGCGACGGCGACCGGGTGCTGTCGCTGACCGCCAACGGCGACACCGAGCCGGTGCGCTCCTGGAACGACCTGCGCATGGCGGTGTTTGCCGAAGGCTTCGGCGATGCGCGCGCGGTGCTGCGCGTGCGCGGCGCCGACGGCGCCGAGCGCGACGTCACGCTGCCGCGCCTGCCCAATACCGGCGGCAATCCCGAGCAGGACCCGCTGGCCACGCTGGGCCTGAACCTGAAGGGCGGGCCGGTGACGATCACCGAGGTGCTGCCGGATTCGGCCGCCGAACGCGCCGGACTGCGCAAGGGCGACCGCGTGGTGGCCTGGCAGGGCAGCCCGATCACGCAGGCCAGCGCGCTGATCAAGGCGGTGCGCAGCCAGCCGGGGCAGGCCGTGACGCTCGGCATCGAGCGCGACGGCCAGCGCCTGGACGTGCCGGTCACGCTCGACACTGCCGCGGCGCGCGACGGTGCCGGCGATGCCAGCCGTGCCGCGCCGGCGCCCGCGGGCAAGCTCGGCGCGGCGCTGACCCAGGCGGTGCAGATGGAGACCGTGCGCTACCGGCCGGACGAGGCGCTGGCGCGCGCGGCGGGCCAGGTCTGGGACACCAGCGTGCTGTCGCTCAAGCTGCTGGGCAAGATGCTGGTGGGGCAGGCATCGCTGCAAAACCTGAGCGGGCCGCTGACCGTGGCGGACTACGCCGGGCGCGCCGCCAACCTCGGCATACAGGCCTTTGTCAGCTTCCTGGCGCTGGTCAGCGTTAGTCTCGGAGTACTGAATTTGTTACCTATTCCGGTTCTGGACGGGGGGCATTTGCTGTATTATTGCGTGGAATTTTTGACTGGCCGGCCCGTCCCAGACCACTGGCAGGCAATGCTGCAGAAGGTTGGCATCGCCTGCATCTTGCTCCTGACTTCGCTCGCTTTGTTCAATGACGTCAGCCGAATGTTTCTGGCGAACGGCTAG
- the ispC gene encoding 1-deoxy-D-xylulose-5-phosphate reductoisomerase, producing the protein MHRITILGATGSIGESTLDVIRRHPGRYAAHALSAHRQVRKLAGQCIEFRPARAVVGTAEAARELETLLRDAGVATEVSYGEAALESIAADAQADAVMAAIVGAAGLRPTLAAARAGKRVLLANKEALVMSGRIFMDAVREHGATLLPIDSEHNAIFQCLPADDPRYGRGVAKVLLTASGGPFRTRDPATLHDISPDQACAHPNWVMGRKISVDSATMMNKGLEVIEAHWLFGAPAERIEVLIHPQSIVHSMVAYTDGSVLAQLGNPDMRTPIAYGLAYPERIDAGVTPLDLTLAGGLHFEKPDLARFPCLALAFDALRAAGVAPAVLNAANEVAVEAFLAGRVRFTDIAGIVREVLEQAPNGSADTLEAVLSADALAREAARAGVAARAAAR; encoded by the coding sequence ATGCATCGCATCACCATCCTGGGCGCCACCGGCTCCATCGGAGAAAGCACGCTCGACGTGATCCGGCGCCATCCCGGCCGCTACGCCGCGCATGCGCTCAGCGCCCACCGGCAGGTGCGCAAGCTGGCCGGGCAGTGCATCGAGTTCCGCCCGGCGCGCGCCGTGGTGGGGACGGCCGAGGCGGCGCGTGAGCTGGAAACGCTGCTGCGCGATGCCGGCGTGGCCACCGAGGTCAGCTACGGCGAGGCCGCGCTGGAATCCATCGCCGCCGATGCGCAGGCCGACGCGGTGATGGCCGCCATCGTCGGCGCGGCGGGACTGCGCCCGACGCTGGCGGCGGCGCGCGCCGGCAAGCGCGTGCTGCTGGCCAACAAGGAAGCGCTGGTGATGTCCGGGCGCATCTTCATGGACGCGGTGCGCGAGCACGGCGCCACGCTGCTGCCGATCGACAGCGAGCACAACGCCATCTTCCAGTGCCTGCCCGCCGACGACCCGCGCTACGGGCGCGGCGTGGCCAAGGTGCTGCTGACCGCGTCGGGCGGGCCGTTCCGCACGCGCGACCCCGCCACGCTGCACGATATCTCGCCCGACCAGGCCTGCGCCCATCCCAACTGGGTCATGGGCCGCAAGATCTCGGTCGACTCGGCCACCATGATGAACAAGGGCCTCGAGGTGATCGAGGCGCACTGGCTGTTCGGTGCCCCGGCCGAGCGCATCGAGGTGCTGATCCACCCGCAGAGCATCGTGCATTCGATGGTGGCCTACACCGATGGCTCGGTGCTGGCGCAACTGGGCAACCCCGACATGCGCACGCCGATCGCCTATGGCCTGGCCTACCCGGAACGGATCGACGCGGGCGTGACCCCGCTCGACCTGACCCTCGCCGGCGGCCTGCATTTCGAAAAGCCGGACCTGGCGCGGTTCCCGTGCCTGGCGCTGGCCTTCGACGCGCTGCGCGCGGCGGGGGTGGCGCCGGCGGTGCTCAATGCCGCCAATGAAGTGGCGGTAGAAGCATTCCTTGCCGGGCGCGTGCGTTTTACCGATATCGCCGGCATCGTGCGCGAGGTGCTGGAGCAAGCACCGAACGGCTCGGCCGATACGCTCGAGGCCGTGCTCTCGGCCGACGCGCTGGCACGCGAGGCGGCCCGCGCCGGCGTGGCCGCGCGCGCCGCGGCGCGCTGA
- a CDS encoding phosphatidate cytidylyltransferase codes for MLLTRVITALCLLLLILPILFLAPPAGLAGLLGVIVLLAGWEFGRLIGLRGPWPYVYALACLIATITWHDLPLRHATTWLLEAAVVCWGVAVVLLARGVRTATPAFTALGAVLGLVMLPAFAHATMILRGAGIGVLLTAAVLVWAADIGAYFTGKAIGRRKLAPGISPGKSWEGAIGGWVLALAIGLALAATHAFAPTWFSAMGDRGGLAYVAVLTTLLVAASVVGDLFESLLKRQVGKKDSSRLLPGHGGVLDRIDALLPVFPLAALMLIFL; via the coding sequence ATGCTCCTCACCCGCGTCATCACCGCCCTGTGCCTGTTGCTGCTGATCCTGCCGATCCTGTTCCTGGCGCCGCCGGCGGGCCTGGCCGGACTGCTCGGCGTGATCGTGCTGCTGGCCGGCTGGGAATTCGGCCGCCTGATCGGCCTGCGCGGGCCGTGGCCCTATGTCTATGCGCTGGCCTGCCTGATCGCCACCATCACCTGGCATGACCTGCCGCTGCGCCACGCCACCACCTGGCTGCTCGAGGCCGCGGTGGTGTGCTGGGGCGTGGCGGTGGTGCTGCTGGCGCGCGGCGTGCGCACCGCCACCCCGGCCTTCACCGCGCTGGGCGCGGTGCTGGGGCTGGTGATGCTGCCCGCGTTTGCCCATGCCACCATGATCCTGCGCGGCGCCGGCATCGGCGTGCTGCTGACCGCCGCGGTGCTGGTATGGGCCGCCGATATCGGCGCGTATTTCACCGGCAAGGCGATCGGCCGGCGCAAGCTGGCGCCCGGCATCAGCCCGGGCAAGTCGTGGGAGGGCGCCATCGGCGGCTGGGTGCTGGCGCTGGCGATCGGCCTGGCGCTGGCCGCCACCCATGCGTTTGCTCCGACCTGGTTCTCGGCGATGGGCGACCGCGGCGGGCTGGCCTACGTCGCGGTGCTGACCACTTTGCTGGTCGCGGCGAGCGTGGTCGGCGACCTGTTCGAATCCCTGCTCAAGCGCCAGGTCGGCAAGAAGGACAGCAGCCGGCTGCTGCCCGGCCATGGCGGCGTGCTGGACCGCATCGACGCCTTGCTGCCGGTGTTCCCGCTGGCTGCCCTGATGCTGATTTTTCTCTGA
- a CDS encoding isoprenyl transferase produces the protein MQHISSTLAVPDTSYVPRHVAIIMDGNGRWATQRHLPRVAGHSRGLDAVRAVVEACAARGVQYLTLFAFSSENWRRPADEVTFLMRLFMMSLRREVVKMHANNIRLRVVGDLSRFSPRIQRLIKDAEARTAGNTGLTVTIAANYGGRWDLLQAMRKMLARSPMLDPETIDESQLAPHLAMAYAPEPDLFIRTGGEQRISNFLLWQLAYSELYFTDVYWPDFDAAELDKAFASYRQRERRFGRTSAQLVAPGLSGTA, from the coding sequence ATGCAGCACATCAGCTCGACGCTTGCCGTACCCGATACTTCCTACGTGCCCAGGCACGTTGCCATCATCATGGACGGCAATGGCCGCTGGGCGACCCAGCGGCACCTGCCGCGCGTGGCGGGGCACAGCCGGGGGCTGGACGCTGTGCGCGCGGTGGTGGAAGCCTGCGCCGCGCGGGGCGTGCAGTACCTGACCTTGTTCGCGTTCAGCTCCGAGAACTGGCGCCGCCCGGCCGACGAGGTCACGTTCCTGATGCGGCTGTTCATGATGTCGTTGCGGCGCGAAGTGGTGAAGATGCACGCCAACAACATCCGGCTGCGCGTGGTGGGCGACCTGAGCCGCTTCAGCCCGCGCATCCAGCGGCTGATCAAGGACGCCGAGGCGCGCACCGCCGGCAATACCGGCCTGACCGTCACCATCGCCGCCAACTACGGCGGGCGCTGGGACCTGCTGCAGGCCATGCGCAAGATGCTGGCGCGCTCGCCCATGCTCGATCCCGAAACGATCGACGAATCGCAGCTGGCGCCGCACCTGGCCATGGCCTATGCGCCCGAGCCGGACCTGTTCATCCGTACCGGCGGCGAACAGCGCATCAGCAACTTCCTGCTGTGGCAGCTCGCCTATTCCGAGCTGTACTTCACCGATGTCTACTGGCCGGATTTCGACGCCGCGGAACTGGACAAGGCCTTTGCCTCGTACCGCCAGCGCGAACGCCGCTTCGGCCGCACCAGCGCGCAGCTGGTCGCGCCGGGGCTTTCCGGTACGGCCTGA
- the frr gene encoding ribosome recycling factor: MSVADTKKSAEQKMQKSIEAFKADLAKIRTGRAHTGLLDHVQVDYYGSMVPISQVAAIGLADARTITVQPWEKKMVGAVEKAIRDCDLGLNPATMGEVIRVPMPALTEERRKELTKVVKSEAEGAKVAVRNLRRDANEQFKKLVKDKTISEDDERRGQDEVQKLTDKYVAEIDKMVADKEKEIMTV; the protein is encoded by the coding sequence ATGAGCGTCGCCGACACAAAGAAGAGCGCCGAGCAGAAAATGCAGAAGTCGATCGAAGCCTTCAAGGCCGATCTGGCTAAGATCCGCACCGGCCGTGCCCATACCGGCCTGCTCGACCACGTTCAGGTGGATTACTACGGTTCGATGGTGCCCATCAGCCAGGTCGCGGCGATCGGCCTGGCCGATGCCCGTACCATCACGGTGCAGCCGTGGGAAAAGAAAATGGTCGGCGCGGTCGAGAAGGCCATCCGCGACTGCGACCTGGGCCTGAATCCGGCCACCATGGGCGAGGTCATCCGTGTGCCGATGCCGGCACTGACCGAAGAGCGCCGCAAGGAGCTGACCAAGGTCGTGAAGAGCGAGGCCGAGGGTGCCAAGGTGGCCGTGCGCAACCTGCGCCGCGACGCCAACGAGCAGTTCAAGAAGCTGGTCAAGGACAAGACCATTTCGGAAGACGACGAGCGCCGCGGCCAGGACGAGGTGCAGAAACTGACCGACAAGTACGTGGCCGAGATCGACAAGATGGTCGCGGACAAAGAGAAGGAGATCATGACGGTCTGA
- the pyrH gene encoding UMP kinase: MPAYKRVLLKLSGEALMGDDAFGINRSTIEAMVNDIAEIVKLGVQVAVVIGGGNIFRGVAGGAAGMDRATADYMGMLATMMNALALQDAMRHANIEGRVQSALRMDQVVEPYIRPRAIRQLEEGKVVIFAAGTGNPFFTTDTAAALRGSEIGAEIVLKATKVDGVYTADPKKDPSATRYTTISFDEAISRNLQVMDATAFALCRDQKLPIKVFSIVKPGALKRVILGEDEGTLVHV; the protein is encoded by the coding sequence ATGCCAGCCTACAAGCGCGTCCTTCTGAAACTGTCCGGTGAAGCCCTGATGGGCGACGATGCCTTCGGCATCAACCGCTCGACCATCGAGGCGATGGTGAACGACATTGCCGAGATCGTGAAGCTCGGCGTGCAGGTGGCGGTGGTGATCGGCGGCGGCAATATCTTCCGCGGCGTCGCCGGCGGCGCCGCCGGCATGGACCGTGCCACGGCCGACTACATGGGCATGCTGGCCACCATGATGAACGCGCTGGCGCTGCAGGACGCGATGCGCCACGCCAATATCGAAGGCCGCGTGCAGTCGGCGCTGCGCATGGACCAGGTGGTCGAGCCCTATATCCGCCCGCGCGCAATCCGCCAGCTGGAAGAGGGCAAGGTGGTGATCTTCGCCGCCGGCACCGGCAATCCGTTCTTCACCACCGACACCGCGGCCGCGCTGCGCGGCTCCGAGATCGGCGCCGAGATCGTGCTCAAGGCGACCAAGGTCGACGGCGTGTACACCGCCGACCCGAAGAAGGATCCCAGCGCCACGCGCTACACCACCATCAGCTTCGACGAGGCCATCTCGCGCAACCTGCAGGTGATGGACGCCACCGCCTTCGCGCTGTGCCGCGACCAGAAGCTGCCGATCAAGGTGTTCTCGATCGTGAAGCCCGGCGCGCTCAAGCGCGTGATCCTGGGCGAGGACGAGGGTACCCTGGTGCACGTGTGA
- the tsf gene encoding translation elongation factor Ts, translating into MAAITASMVAELRAKTDAPMMECKKALTEADGDLNKAEELLRVKLGNKASKAASRVTAEGVVASFIDGTTGVLVELNCETDFVSKNDDFLAFSAKVAELIAKQNPADVAALSALEIDGVSVEATRTALIGKIGENLTIRRFVRYANGGKLVSYLHGTRIGVMVEFDGDEAAAKDVAMHVAAMKPVSLSSDQVPADLIAKERSIAEQKAAESGKPAEIAAKMVEGSVQKYLKEVSLFNQPFVKNDKQTVEQMLKAANTTVKGFTLYVVGEGIEKKQDDFAAEVAAQVAAAQKG; encoded by the coding sequence ATGGCGGCAATTACCGCAAGCATGGTTGCAGAACTGCGCGCGAAGACCGACGCGCCGATGATGGAATGCAAGAAGGCCCTGACCGAGGCCGACGGCGACCTGAACAAGGCTGAAGAGCTGCTGCGCGTCAAGCTGGGCAACAAGGCCAGCAAGGCCGCCTCGCGCGTCACCGCCGAAGGCGTGGTCGCTTCGTTCATCGATGGCACCACCGGCGTGCTGGTCGAACTGAACTGCGAGACCGATTTCGTCTCCAAGAACGACGACTTCCTGGCCTTCTCGGCCAAGGTCGCCGAACTGATCGCCAAGCAGAACCCGGCCGACGTGGCCGCGCTGTCGGCGCTGGAAATCGACGGCGTCAGCGTCGAAGCCACCCGTACCGCACTGATCGGCAAGATCGGCGAGAACCTGACGATCCGCCGCTTTGTCCGCTACGCCAACGGCGGCAAGCTGGTCTCGTACCTGCACGGCACCCGCATCGGCGTGATGGTCGAGTTCGACGGCGACGAAGCCGCCGCCAAGGACGTCGCCATGCACGTGGCCGCGATGAAGCCGGTGTCGCTGTCGTCCGACCAGGTCCCCGCCGACCTGATCGCCAAGGAGCGCAGCATCGCCGAGCAGAAGGCCGCCGAGTCGGGCAAGCCCGCCGAGATCGCTGCCAAGATGGTCGAGGGTTCGGTGCAGAAGTACCTGAAGGAAGTCTCGCTGTTCAACCAGCCGTTCGTGAAGAACGACAAGCAGACCGTCGAGCAGATGCTGAAGGCCGCCAACACGACCGTGAAGGGCTTCACCCTGTACGTCGTCGGCGAAGGCATCGAGAAGAAGCAGGACGACTTCGCCGCTGAAGTGGCCGCCCAGGTGGCCGCTGCCCAGAAGGGCTGA